DNA from Desmodus rotundus isolate HL8 chromosome X, HLdesRot8A.1, whole genome shotgun sequence:
AAATTTCAAAGTGATAATGAACGTAGTGATATTGGGAATGTCCGCCACCTCTGTAAAGTGACCAAGTCACAGGCACTGCTAGTGCTGCCACACTCAAATTGGAAGGAAATGCCAATGTCCATTAAAGGTTAGTGAAAACAAAGATGTCATTTTTCCCATCCCAGTTCAGGGACCCCTGAATTCTGTGCACTCCTCTGGGGTCTAGGCAGGACACGAGACACTGTCTGCACCTGCCGAATGGAGCAGGGTGGTGGCATATCAGGGAGGGGGCTCTAAGGGCCTAAAGGAACGTGTGCGtactggcaggaggggcacagCTGTTGGCTGGGATCATAGCATATCAGTGGGTCATGTCGGTATGTACATGGCCATCGGGGGTTACCTCAGTGTCATCAGAGGAAAGGCTGGTGGCCAAgtaaaagaaagagggaaagcaaGGTGGACCAAGAGGCCGAATCGGAGGGAGCAAGGAGAGGCCCAGCGGAGAAAAATGGGAAGGCTCATGTTAGGAAAAGAGATTGACCAAGAGACCTAGCGCCCCCTGGACCTGAAAACACTCTTTGGACAATGAGGTTTTGCAGGTAGTTGAAGAGTGCTTCTTCGTCTGGAAAACTGTCGGCTGGTCCATATGGAAGTAATGTAGGAGGCTCAAAGCCATCATCTGTCTGCTCTCCCCTGCAGGGATCACAGGTCTCTGGTCCCTGGCCATCATTTCCTGGGAGAGGTGGTTGGTGGTCTGCAAGCCTTTTGGCAATATGAGATTTGATGCCAAGCTGGCCATCATAGGCATCACCTTCTCCTGGGTCTGGGCTGCTGTGTGGACGGCCCCGCCCATCTTTGGTTGGAGCAGGTAAGGATGCCAGGGTGCCAGGAAGGTGGCTTGTTAGGGTGGAAAGGGGAGGGCCAGACTCGTGATTCCCTCTGTGACCTCGGGACAAATAGCTTTCTGTCTCTGGGTCTCCATGGCCCCACAAATAAAGTGAGGATGGACCTGACTCTCCCTGAGACCCCTTCGAACATGCAGCAGCTATGAAAGCATGAATCTAGCTGGCTGCAACGTGGAAATAGGCCCCGTGGTCTCCCAGCCTCTGGGAAGGTCTGCTTCTCCTAAGTGTGAACTGCTCACAGGAACACATGAAGAAATGCCTACAACTTCAGGCCACGGGCTGATCTAGTTGACCCCACAAAAATGACTCAGATATTCACAGGTGTTCTTAGAAGGCAAGAGAGTACCTCACCCTCCCTTTGTAAAAAGGCGATGTAATCAGATGATGACAATGTTCTGCAACCAGATAGTGACAATGGATGTGCTACATGCCACTGAACTGTTCACTTCAAAAATGGTCAATTCGTGTAATGTGAATttcaactcaataaaaaaaaaaaaatccaacaaccCTACCCAAGTCAGtggcctccctgggctgggggctcccaGGTTGCCTTGCATGCATCAAGACAGGCTGCTGGTCTTTCCTTCCAGGTACTGGCCCCATGGCCTGAAGACTTCGTGCGGCCCAGACGTGTTCAGCGGTAGCTTGTACCCTGGGGTGCAGTCATACATGATTGTCCTCATGACCACATGCTGCGTCATCCCGCTCAGTGTCATTGTGCTCTGCTACCTCCAAGTGTGGCTGGCCATCCGAGCTGTAAGCCCCCGCACCCTCCTGGCTTCACCCCTGGCTGGTAGGAACATGAAGGCCAGGGATATGCAGGCAGGAACAGAGGGTCACCCAgtctgctcccctgcccccaaaccaGATGTGAATTTGGCAATTTCTTTGGGATTGCTGTTACAGCCCTGGTTCCCTTGTCCTTGTCCTTATAGAATGGGAAGGGACAGCCCCCGATCCCCAGTGGAGGGGCCCAATAAGGGAGCACAGCTGCATTCCTCCTGACCCAGGACGGTTCCAGGGGCAGCCAGACGCTCAAATGAAACCTGCAAATCAAGGAGTGTTTTTAAAAGGCTGCCACCAGAGGGCCCTTGTCCCCTTCACTGGACTGTTGGGGCAGGCTAAGGAGTGGATTCACAGGTGCCATCTGCCCCCCAGGCCCACTCTCTACCCTCCTTCTCCCTGGGAAGCTGATCCTGTCTACAGCCAAACCCCCACTTCCCTGTGCCAGCTGGATTACCCCTGGGGAGCCCTTGCaggaaatcagagaaagacaggagAGTGAGATTGGGTCCTGGGGTGCTGAGAGCTCTGTGCTCCCCTTGTGGTCTACTGAACACCATAAATAAGTTGTCCCTTTATCAATTATCTAAGCTACAATTAGCTTGATCTGGCTGTGCCATCTGTTCTTGCTGGGATCCTGCTTGGCACAGGTGGTACAAGGCCCTTTGGGGTGACACCTTTCCTATAGGAAGCTGCTTGTGCCCACAATCAGATTATCATGTGCTCAGAAGCTCTCTCTAGATTGGAGGCCACGGGCTCAAGATAAGCTCCCCTCATCTCATTACCTTCAGTCTGTGGTATTCCCCgttcctcccccccgcccccgtccccGTTGGTGGTCAGAACCAATTTAGCTGGCTCCCACAGGTTCTAGCCATGGTGTGGGCCACATTAAGTCTCAGATATGGAGCCCAGGCTCTAGAATGTGTTGCCTGCCCACACAGTTTCCCCACATGCCCACTCAGCTGCCTGCCATCAGTCCCTTCCCATAGCAGGCAGGCGCCAGCCCCTGTGCCttctcctgcccagcccctcagaCCTGAGCACAGGAGGGGGCAGGCTGATACGGGACCAGGTGAGGCTAAGAACAGCTCCCTTAGCTCCTTGTTGCCCCATACTCTTAACAGGAGTCAAAATTAGCCAAGAGCTTGGAAGGTCCAAGCTCAGAGCCATCTCAGCCAGGTTTAGCGGCTTGCTAACTCAAAGCATGCGCAGCTCTGGCACAAGACCACCCCAGGCCAGATGTGTACTCACTCACAAGGGAACTAGCTGCTGGCTAGCCAAGTTGCTGTAGCAGGTAGGCCCATCTCCTTCTCCCCATGAGTCCCCATCCTTGAGCTGCCCATCACTCACTGCCTCCCCGACTTGCTGCCCAAGCAATAGGAACAGGGAGCCCCTCCAGATTCAGAGCCCTGAGGGACTCTCCCATTCACTGTCCCTTGGTAcagctctctgtctcccccaggtggcaaagcagcaaaaagaatccGAGTCCACccagaaggcagagaaggaggtgaCGCgcatggtggtggtgatgatccTGGCATACTGCCTCTGCTGGGGGCCCTACACCTTCTTTGCGTGCTTCGCTGCTGCCCACCCCGGCTACGCCTTCCACCCTCTGGTGGCCGCCCTGCCAGCCTACTTTGCCAAAAGTGCCACTATCTACAACCCCATTATCTATGTCTTTATGAATCGGCAGGTAAGTCATACTGTCAGCAGAGGAAACTAGAAATAGAACCTGGAGGAGCCCCATAATGGCTTCCACCTGGTATCTTGTCTGGCCTCCGGGACAATGACCTGAGAAGACTGAGCATGTGACCCAACCCCAGGCAGCCCTCTCCCTCTGGATCCTTTTATGGGCATTGCCTGAGGGTGGGCATTTCCTGCACTTGTCTGTTGGTCTCTGGACTAGCCTAGAGCTCCAACACCGGAGGACCGCCTGAACATGGCCACAGTACCCCAGGCGTGTACTTCTTGCTGTTATCGTGCAACTTTTCTCTCAATCTTCATCTTTCCATCTTCAAACCCTAACTCTGATCAGGACATAAAAGAGGCCCTTCCTGGCTGCACCCGCAAGAGGCTTTCGTGGCTTTACAGATTAGTTCAGGGGGCACATTCTGTGGTCCTGGCCAAAGTCTCGCCAGATAGCAGCCAGCATGGACTGGCACATTGGGCCTCCACAGCAAACTGCCCATGACTCTTACACTTCTTGGTAGGTAATAGGTGACTATTGCTGCTCATCATATTCCAAGTGCAATTTGCCTTCTTATTCTTCCTTGAATCCATCACATCCACTTCATTAAGGTGTATCTGTGATGTGATTTGATGGTGACCAGAAAGGTCTGTGGGGCAGAAATACTGCCTCCTCAGGGACCTTCTATTTCACCAGACCCAGTCTAATCCTTCCAACTGgctcttctctgcccttccatttcaCAGTTGCCCCGTGGCTTTGCCTCCTCCTGCCTGGCTCTGACTCTCTGTTGAGTTCCTTAAGCATGCATTCTTTCGGTAATGTTTAAATATTCAGTAGGACCGGTACCACAGTTGACTCCCCAGGATTCCATTCCTGCCGCCTCAATACCCAGAGTATAGTTCTATCCCTGACCCCTGTTTCCTGTCTTTCACATGGGTCTCTTTTTAGGCCTGTCTTTTGTTTGTGGAATCCTAGACTAGCTTGCCAAGTCCTGTCTTTGCTCgagtctttcttttctccccctcctagACAGATGTCTGCGCTTCTGGACCTCTCCAGGCTTTCAAACATTTCTTTCACCCTTTTCATACTGTTACCCCTTTCTGCTCCTTTCTGAGAGAACTTTCTGGAGTGGAACTCCATGAGGACCTCCCTGCTGATGCCCCTAGGGCACAGTCTGGCACAGAATAGGCACTCAGTAAGTAGGTAGATGTTAAGTGAGTGTGTCCAATGAATTCCTTAGCTCATCTGCCAGCTCTTCAGCTGAGTTGATTCTGCTGTTTGGCCCATttcttctgttattgatttcaacaattatgttttttatttttgagagtttTGGCTTTGGAGGGAGCTGGAGGTGGTCAAGAATAGGCCCGGGCTACGTAGGAAAGGCATCTGGTCTGCATTCTCAAAGCATTGCGGTGCTCAGTGACCGTTTGAGGTGTAATAGGAGAAATGCATATGGCCCAGATCTCTTTAGGGGTCAAGGGCAAAGaacaggtccctcctggtgccagaAAACTCTCTTGGCTAAAGAGATGAGGTGGTGGCTAGACTGCTGTCTACCTAGTCCTCACCTGGCCTCAAAATTGATGGAATAGAAACGAGATGACGATCATGTTCCTTTTTACTGGGATGCCTCTTCCCAGCCACTCTGGAGACAGGTCACTATGCATGGGCCCCTTCGCTGGTGTCATCTTTGGTCACTGTGTGAGTTCCCCCGGTGCCATAAGACAtgaccacagactgggtgactgtAATATATTGTCTTCCAGTTCTAGAAGCCAAAAGTCTGAGATCATGGTATCAGCAGGGTTGGTCCCTTCTAAGGGCTCTGGGGGAAAGTCTGTTCCATACCCCCCCCTCCTAGCTTCTGGTAGGTAATTGCTGTTCCCTGGTTTGTAGATGAGTCACCCAGATCTCTGCTTTCActttcacatggccttcttccctctgcacctgtATGTCTGTGTTCAAATTCCCTTCTgcttataagaacaccagtcattggatCAGGGCCCACTCTACTCCAGCATGACCTCATGATAATGTATATCTaagtcacatctgcaaagactatttccaaataaggtcacactcacaGACTCCAAGTGCTAGGACttgaacatatcttttggggggacacGATATGACCCACAATAGTTACCATCAGCTGCTAAATTAGATGATTTAGATGACCAAATAGTGAGAAATAGACCATCCTCATGTGTAAGAACAACCTGAGCCTTCCTCCATTCACTTTGTAGGGTTCTAAATGGTAGAAGAGAAGGTGTTAAGTCATTCAGATGACACTTAATGAATACCTTCCTCTGAATGCCCTAAGCCTTACCTTTAGCATAGCAGCACATCAACCCTTCCTGCTCTGCTGAGTAACACTTTCTGTCCTGCCAGTTTCGAAATTGCATCTTGCAGCTTTTTGGGAAGAAAGTGGATGATAGCTCTGAACTCTCCAGCACCTCCAAAACGGAGGCCTCATCTGTCTCTTCGGTGTCACCTGCATGAGACTCTTCCAGCCCCAAGAACAAAAAGATCTGCCTACTACCACAAAACGTAACCCCTGTCCCACTCACTGGGGCTTTggccaccacccccaccatcccttcTTCTCCATCCCTGTGAAATATATGTAGTTTCTCTTTGCCAAAAACAACAAAGTCACGGCGAGGGAGGCACCTGAGCCTCTGAGTGTTCAGTCACTGGGTCACAAGGGGGCATGAAGGATTTAGAGCGGAGAGCAACATTGCATTTCAGAGACTTTAATCTCTTCCAAGCCTCAAGTCTGCAGACGGTATGGAAGGGTGTGAAAAAGGGAACTGTGAGTTGGGTAGGCATCCACAAACCTCTCACAGTGCTGATAAAATCCAAAAGGGAGAACTGAGAAGTGGCTATCTGAGGAGAGCTGGCTGGATGCCCTGACACCTGAAAGGGGGAAGAGCTAGCAAACCCAGGCTTTTTAAGGCCCATCTGATAGAGACCTGGAGTCCTTGGAATACAGTCTCCACCTGGAGGTGACCCAAGCCTGCCAGTCCGTGGCAGGGATGGCATACCACTTCCGCCAGGCCAGGGCACCAAGTCCAATCAGCATGAGCATGGTGCACATGTGCAGGCGTGAATTTAACAGCTGAAAGGGGCAGGTGCACACAGTAAAGATGAAGACcaagaagttggtggtcagtgtgAGGAACAGGTTCAGAAATCGAAACAAATACTTCTGGGGACAGTTCCTAAGGTTCTCTGTCATCTCCAGTTGAGTCACTTGCTGTAGAGTTTCAAGCTTGGCTATACGACTCTTGAAAGTGTCCATGACCTCCTGCAGGTGACAAAAACACATGCCCTCACAAGAGGCTGGAAGGGAAGTGCGGCCGTTTACTTGAGTTCCTAAGGGGTGCACACCAAGCGTTGGAGAACTGAAGATTCAGAGGGAAGTTGTGAACCTAGAGCACATGCGTGCTGAGGGCCCCATCTTGGGAGGGTCCACGTTTCCCAGTAACGGTGAAGGTCTCATTTGACTCGGCCCTCACCCAATGTGACCTGAGACAGGGAGCCTGGCTGTGAGAGAGCTGACCAAGGACAGGTGTAAAGTGTGGAAGAGAATAATATTATCTGTCACAGGAGAGGAAAGTCCTTTACCCACATTTGTGACCCTAGGGTAAAAAGCAGGGGCTCCCAGCTGGTGTTCCCTGCACCATCAGCACTCCTGCAGGTGGTCGTGATGCATGCCCAAGTTCCCGGATcagctaaggggtggggggagggaggcatgAACATAAATACTGGACACTGCTAGCTCTAAATCAAATGTGTGAGTTGCCATTCAACCCTCAGCGGGGGTTCAACTTAAAGATCAGTCTCATTCCTTGGTTTGGAGGTTATCAAAACAGATTCGTTCATCCTTTGCCTCTCTCGTCCCTACATCCTTCCTTCTCACTGGCCCTTTCTCAAAAAGCTCCCCCATGAGGAACTCACCCATATTTCCTTGGCTCTCTCATAGGAAACATAGGCCATTTGTTCTTCAGTGCAGGCCAGATTCTGTTTGAGATGGTAAATCTCATTCAGGTACCCTTGCAAGTAGTTATTCATCAGTCCTTCCATCAACGCGTGTcttgggaggaaaagagaaagtaataCTCCCTCAGTACCCCACCCAGAGCTTGTGCTGGTAATGAGTGGTCCGATATCAAGACTTGACTTGGGTTCAGggtccaccttcctcctcccgcCCCAGCTCCAGTCAGACCCAGCCTACTCCTCCAGGTCTGCACGTCGGCCACAGCCACACGGATAGTCATGTATCTCCTATATATCGTTCCCCTTTCGTAACGACGTTAGTGAAATAGAGATAGACCAGAAGTTGTCGAAATCAAAATCTAAACTGCCCTCGTACGCTATTAAATTCCATATGTATCCCCAGCACCAGTGTTTTCGCACGCAGTAGTCATCTCATACAATTCTGTGGATTATAAAGATGGAGCAGCCACCCGGAACTGCATAGTGTATGATTTCAcgtatatgaaatgtccagaattaGACCAATCAGAAAGATGGAAacagaatagtggttgccagggaaagggaaaggtggggagtgactgctaatggggatggggtttctttttggagtgatgacAATGTTAGGGTCTGCAATGAGGTACTGGTGATGagtgcacaactctgtgaatatactaaaaactattgAATGGTACACTTTAAATTGATGAactttatggtatatgaattatatctcaataaagctattattaaaacaagaaacaaatataggattgtggtaatggttgcacaactgaGTAAATTTAcagaacatcattaaaatgtacagttaAAACAGTGCATTTTATGCCGTGTAAACTATATCTCAATGGAGctgttaaaaaacacaaacaaagcaTCGCTACCTGTGGTT
Protein-coding regions in this window:
- the LOC112296276 gene encoding long-wave-sensitive opsin 1; amino-acid sequence: MAQRWGPQRLADRQLQASFEDSTQASIFTYTNSNATRGPFEGPNYHIAPRWVYHLTSAWMIFVVIASVFTNGLVLVATMRFKKLRHPLNWILVNLAVADLAETIIASTISVVNQIYGYFVLGHPLCIVEGYTVSLCGITGLWSLAIISWERWLVVCKPFGNMRFDAKLAIIGITFSWVWAAVWTAPPIFGWSRYWPHGLKTSCGPDVFSGSLYPGVQSYMIVLMTTCCVIPLSVIVLCYLQVWLAIRAVAKQQKESESTQKAEKEVTRMVVVMILAYCLCWGPYTFFACFAAAHPGYAFHPLVAALPAYFAKSATIYNPIIYVFMNRQFRNCILQLFGKKVDDSSELSSTSKTEASSVSSVSPA